GTATTCCTGTTTCATTATCAAATCTTTTTGAAATAATTAATATTTGATCTTTTGTTTTTTTTTTATCTAAAATCCATGTTTTTTTCATTTTATTATTAATAATATTTTTTGCTAAAACAAGAGCTGTTCCACTAGGTCTATCCATTTTTTCTTTATGATGAATTTCTTCAATTTTTATTTCATAATTTATAGAATATGGAAATAGTAATTTTGATAATTTATGATTAATTTCATAAAAAATATTCATTCCTATACTAAAATTAGAAGAATATAAAAAAGTTCCATTTTTTTTTTTACATATATCTTTAGCAAGATGAAATTTTTCTAACCATCCTGTAGTTCCACACACTACAGGAATATGATTATCTATACAAATTTTTATATTATTAAATGCTGAATCAGGACGACTAAATTCTACTGCAACATCTACATTTTTTAATGAAATATTGCAAGGACTTTTATTAGAATAAAAAGAAATTTGATGATTTCTAATTTTTGCTATTTTTTCTATAGATTTTCCCATTTTTCCATATCCTATTATGGCTATATTCATATTTTTTTCAATTTTTTATATATAAAATGAATGATTCAAAGATAGATCAACTTTAGTTTTGAAATTTTATTATAATAAAATAAATTATATTTATAAAATAAAAAAAAAGTAATTATTTGTACAGAATACAAAATTGTATATTATAGTGAATAGTATATGTAGTAAAAAAAAATTATTAAATATGGGAGATTGGGGTTTATTTATTAAATATATTTAAAAATATTAGTCAATTATCTATATTATGAATTAAAAATTTTTAATTTTTATTCCATAAAAATAGAAATAAACTTAAAATAAAAAAAATTTTATCAGTATTTTTAAATGCATAATTTCAAAAATAAGTACCTAGTATAAATTTATTTTCATTTGAAAATATACCTTCCTTAAGGAAAAATAATTTTTATTTTTTTTAAAAAATTATAAAACCCACGTGGTGAAATTGGTAAACACGCCACTTTGAGGGGGTGGTATCC
The nucleotide sequence above comes from Blattabacterium clevelandi. Encoded proteins:
- the dapB gene encoding 4-hydroxy-tetrahydrodipicolinate reductase, yielding MNIAIIGYGKMGKSIEKIAKIRNHQISFYSNKSPCNISLKNVDVAVEFSRPDSAFNNIKICIDNHIPVVCGTTGWLEKFHLAKDICKKKNGTFLYSSNFSIGMNIFYEINHKLSKLLFPYSINYEIKIEEIHHKEKMDRPSGTALVLAKNIINNKMKKTWILDKKKTKDQILIISKRFDNETGIHRVLYQSQIENIEIKHQAHNREGFAKGAIIAAEWIKDKRGIFSMKEVLGI